A portion of the Andreesenia angusta genome contains these proteins:
- the cobM gene encoding precorrin-4 C(11)-methyltransferase: protein MIHFVGAGPGDPELITLKGRSLLEQADIVIYAGSLVSKAHLDYCKQSCERYDSAGMTLEEVMEVAIRGDREGKSVVRLHTGDPTIYGAIREQMDFLKQNRVEYTVVPGVSSFTASCAAIKREFTVPDVSQTVIITRLEGRTPVPELESLEKLASHRASMAIFLSVGDIERVVEKLAEGYGSRDVPVAVVYKATWSEQKIISGTLEDIAQKVRDAKIDRFAQILVGYFIEGEYGRSLLYHPEFTHGYRQGTE, encoded by the coding sequence ATGATACACTTTGTAGGGGCCGGGCCAGGCGACCCGGAGCTTATAACGCTGAAAGGCAGGTCGCTTCTAGAGCAGGCGGACATCGTGATATACGCAGGGTCGCTTGTGTCTAAGGCGCACCTGGACTACTGCAAGCAGTCCTGTGAGAGATACGACAGCGCCGGCATGACGCTAGAGGAAGTTATGGAGGTGGCCATAAGAGGAGATCGGGAAGGGAAGTCCGTGGTCAGGCTTCACACTGGGGACCCAACCATATACGGGGCGATAAGAGAGCAGATGGACTTTCTAAAGCAAAACAGAGTAGAGTACACGGTAGTTCCGGGCGTCAGTTCTTTTACTGCAAGTTGCGCAGCTATAAAGAGAGAGTTCACAGTTCCAGATGTAAGCCAGACAGTGATAATAACGAGGCTTGAAGGTAGGACACCTGTTCCAGAGCTTGAGAGCTTAGAAAAGCTGGCTTCGCACAGGGCATCTATGGCTATATTCCTGTCTGTAGGCGATATAGAGAGAGTTGTAGAGAAGCTCGCAGAGGGATACGGAAGCAGAGATGTGCCGGTGGCAGTCGTATACAAGGCCACTTGGTCAGAGCAGAAGATAATCTCAGGGACGCTAGAGGATATAGCCCAAAAGGTGAGAGACGCAAAGATAGACAGGTTCGCCCAGATACTAGTGGGGTATTTCATAGAGGGAGAATACGGCAGAAGTCTTCTCTATCATCCGGAGTTCACCCACGGGTACAGGCAGGGGACAGAATGA
- the cobI gene encoding precorrin-2 C(20)-methyltransferase: MRKFYGIGVGPGDPELVTVKGARLIREADCIFIPKSKGRNISKEIASDYIAGSRVVELDFPMGEDNSERYRKSAAVVDSSLSEGETGVFLTIGDPMTYSTYIYLLESLGDYKLEVETVPGISSFVTAASRLNMPLAKKGESIYVVDGEIDRKVLGKVDTVCVLKVNKRKQEILDALESEGFSFSYVRRIGQAEEQILEDREEIMRQDDYMSLLIGRRQRR, translated from the coding sequence ATGAGGAAATTTTACGGAATAGGAGTGGGGCCAGGCGACCCGGAGCTTGTGACGGTGAAGGGAGCCAGGCTTATAAGAGAAGCCGACTGCATATTCATTCCAAAGAGCAAGGGCAGGAATATTTCAAAAGAGATAGCTTCTGACTATATAGCAGGTTCGAGAGTTGTGGAGCTGGACTTCCCGATGGGAGAGGACAACAGCGAGAGGTACAGAAAGAGCGCAGCTGTGGTGGACAGCTCGCTTTCAGAGGGTGAAACAGGGGTTTTTCTGACCATAGGGGACCCTATGACCTACAGCACTTATATATACCTGCTAGAATCGCTTGGGGACTACAAGCTCGAGGTGGAGACGGTTCCGGGGATAAGCTCTTTTGTGACTGCGGCCAGCAGGCTGAACATGCCTCTTGCTAAAAAGGGGGAGTCCATATATGTGGTGGACGGAGAGATAGACAGAAAAGTGCTAGGAAAAGTAGATACAGTATGCGTGCTCAAGGTGAACAAGAGAAAACAGGAGATACTGGACGCTCTTGAGTCTGAAGGATTTTCTTTCAGCTATGTAAGGCGGATAGGTCAGGCTGAAGAGCAGATACTTGAAGACAGAGAGGAAATAATGCGTCAAGACGACTACATGTCACTCTTGATTGGAAGGAGGCAAAGACGATGA
- the cbiT gene encoding precorrin-6Y C5,15-methyltransferase (decarboxylating) subunit CbiT, producing the protein MKWIKDEEFIRGEIPMTKYEIRIMIMALLEIEQNDICLDIGAGTGSVSVEAAAQGAKVYAVERRAEGVSLISQNAEKFGVEVEVLHGNAPEDIDETLEFDKVFVGGTGKSLEEIVDWSFEHMKDDGIIAGSFVTLHNLVDFQRALKRAGFSDVDTRLISASRVEGRAELLKAQNPIFIVRGVKR; encoded by the coding sequence TTGAAATGGATTAAAGACGAGGAATTTATACGGGGTGAGATCCCTATGACCAAGTACGAAATCAGGATCATGATAATGGCGCTGCTTGAAATAGAGCAGAATGACATCTGCCTTGACATAGGGGCGGGAACAGGGTCTGTATCTGTAGAGGCGGCGGCCCAAGGCGCCAAAGTCTATGCAGTTGAAAGGCGTGCAGAAGGCGTAAGCCTCATATCCCAAAATGCAGAGAAGTTCGGCGTGGAAGTGGAAGTACTGCACGGGAACGCACCGGAGGACATAGACGAGACTTTAGAGTTTGACAAAGTCTTTGTAGGAGGCACCGGGAAGTCGCTTGAGGAGATAGTGGACTGGAGCTTTGAGCATATGAAAGATGACGGCATAATAGCGGGCTCCTTTGTGACGCTGCACAACTTGGTGGACTTTCAGAGAGCACTCAAGAGGGCCGGATTTTCAGATGTAGATACGAGGCTGATTTCAGCTTCCAGGGTAGAGGGCAGGGCAGAGCTTCTAAAGGCCCAGAACCCTATTTTCATAGTGAGGGGTGTAAAGAGATGA
- the cbiE gene encoding precorrin-6y C5,15-methyltransferase (decarboxylating) subunit CbiE, with translation MATVVGAGPGSMRCLTAEALERIRDERDVVSFGRIGELVKQINPEARTVGTVSELLDVVSKDTVVVASGDPGFYGITCYLERNGVKIDEVIPGISSLQYMMAKLKRSYQDVETVSFHGKSMDVSMFEGGKTYFALTDSKNSPDAISKELFRCGRRGRIVLGENLSYEDERLESRKIGDSFGEYGLSVVVIELEMD, from the coding sequence ATGGCAACAGTTGTAGGGGCAGGGCCTGGAAGCATGAGGTGCTTGACGGCGGAGGCCCTTGAAAGGATAAGGGATGAAAGAGACGTAGTCTCTTTCGGAAGGATAGGAGAGCTTGTAAAGCAGATAAACCCTGAGGCGAGAACAGTGGGGACTGTGTCGGAGCTTCTGGACGTGGTTTCAAAAGACACGGTGGTGGTGGCATCCGGAGACCCTGGATTCTACGGAATCACCTGCTATCTGGAGAGAAACGGAGTGAAGATAGATGAGGTCATACCCGGCATCTCTTCGCTCCAGTACATGATGGCCAAGCTGAAGAGGAGCTATCAAGACGTGGAGACTGTCAGCTTTCACGGCAAGTCGATGGACGTTTCAATGTTTGAAGGCGGAAAGACGTACTTTGCGCTTACAGACAGCAAGAACAGCCCAGACGCCATATCGAAAGAGCTTTTCAGATGTGGGCGCAGGGGCAGGATAGTGCTTGGAGAAAACCTTTCGTACGAAGACGAGAGATTGGAGAGCAGAAAAATAGGGGACAGCTTTGGTGAGTACGGGCTGTCTGTGGTGGTGATAGAGCTTGAAATGGATTAA
- the cbiD gene encoding cobalt-precorrin-5B (C(1))-methyltransferase CbiD, which produces MKKLEEYVIKDGKQLRCGYTTGSCATAATAGATRALLGMECEDTVEIDTPKGIKLEIELESLRLEGGAAICSVKKDSGDDPDVTNGIEIYSKVSLREDVELNIYGGVGIGRITVDGFWGKAGSWAINQTPRNMIEREIRKLTDRGLDIEIYAPEGVEMAAKTYNRNIGIEGGISIIGTSGIVEPMSEDALKKSIYLELESIRSRGGDAVALYPGNYGERIARKLYPDTPGVKISNYIGDSLLYAYSLGFRAFRLVGHIGKFSKLALGAFNTHSKVCDMRIESFAYYLALRGELETIERISSFIATEQAVAELVGSCPELFRDMEQGCIERVKRYLKDSDIDLEVKIYSMEYGVL; this is translated from the coding sequence GTGAAAAAGCTTGAGGAGTATGTCATAAAAGACGGAAAGCAACTGAGGTGCGGCTACACTACGGGCAGCTGCGCCACAGCTGCCACAGCTGGAGCTACGAGGGCTTTGCTAGGCATGGAATGCGAAGACACGGTGGAGATAGATACGCCGAAAGGCATAAAGCTGGAGATAGAGCTGGAGAGCTTGAGGCTAGAAGGCGGAGCGGCCATATGCTCTGTGAAAAAGGACTCAGGGGACGACCCTGACGTTACAAATGGCATAGAGATATACTCCAAAGTCAGCTTAAGGGAAGACGTAGAGCTGAATATATACGGAGGGGTCGGAATCGGAAGGATAACTGTAGACGGCTTCTGGGGAAAGGCCGGAAGCTGGGCCATAAACCAGACTCCGAGAAATATGATAGAGCGAGAAATCAGGAAGCTGACAGACAGGGGGCTTGACATAGAGATATACGCCCCGGAAGGCGTGGAGATGGCCGCCAAGACATACAACAGGAATATAGGGATAGAAGGCGGAATCTCAATAATAGGCACAAGCGGCATAGTGGAGCCTATGAGCGAAGATGCGCTGAAAAAGAGCATATACCTGGAGCTGGAGTCGATTAGGTCAAGAGGCGGAGACGCAGTTGCACTCTACCCGGGAAACTACGGAGAGCGCATAGCCCGAAAGCTGTACCCGGACACGCCGGGAGTCAAGATTTCAAACTACATAGGGGATTCTCTGCTCTACGCCTACAGCCTGGGCTTTAGGGCGTTTCGCCTGGTGGGGCATATAGGCAAGTTTTCCAAGCTAGCGCTGGGGGCCTTCAACACGCATAGCAAAGTCTGCGACATGAGGATAGAGTCCTTTGCATACTACCTTGCGCTGAGAGGGGAGCTTGAGACAATAGAGAGAATAAGTAGCTTTATAGCCACTGAGCAGGCAGTTGCTGAGCTTGTGGGAAGTTGCCCGGAGCTGTTTAGGGATATGGAGCAGGGCTGCATAGAGCGGGTGAAGCGCTATTTAAAAGACAGCGACATAGACTTGGAAGTCAAAATATATTCAATGGAATATGGGGTGTTGTAA
- a CDS encoding precorrin-8X methylmutase — protein sequence MYIKNPEEIEKKSFEIIKGNMKSPESFTEDELSVVMRTIHTTGDYDYENIVRIQNGAIEVAKRLIESGCRIVTDTKMALSGINKRTLEHLGCRVENFIDRPEVYEKASLQNTTRSMAAMDMAIEDGVDIFVIGNAPTALYRIGEHIESGRTSPGLVIGVPVGFVGAAESKEYIRQFETPTITTEGNKGGSNVAAAILNALMYMVYRA from the coding sequence GTGTATATAAAAAACCCGGAAGAGATAGAGAAGAAGAGCTTTGAGATAATAAAGGGAAATATGAAATCTCCTGAAAGCTTCACTGAAGACGAGCTGAGCGTTGTGATGAGGACTATACACACCACTGGAGACTATGACTATGAAAATATAGTCAGAATTCAAAACGGAGCCATAGAAGTGGCCAAAAGGCTTATAGAGAGCGGATGCAGAATTGTGACAGACACCAAGATGGCTCTCTCGGGCATAAACAAGAGGACGCTTGAACACCTTGGCTGCAGAGTGGAAAACTTTATAGACAGGCCCGAAGTCTATGAAAAGGCATCTCTTCAGAACACGACCAGGTCTATGGCAGCCATGGACATGGCAATAGAGGACGGGGTGGACATATTCGTCATAGGAAACGCCCCTACTGCGCTCTACAGGATAGGCGAGCATATAGAGAGTGGTCGAACATCGCCGGGTCTTGTAATTGGAGTTCCTGTGGGGTTTGTGGGAGCGGCGGAGTCAAAGGAGTATATAAGGCAGTTTGAGACTCCGACCATAACAACAGAGGGCAACAAGGGCGGGAGCAATGTGGCCGCAGCCATTCTGAACGCCCTTATGTATATGGTGTACAGGGCGTGA
- a CDS encoding sirohydrochlorin chelatase: protein MKGLLVIGHGSRAAGAKEVFEEVVSGLGDRFGDRAVEGCFMEISNPQIPETVELLYSRGVRELVVLPYFLFPGVHILSDIPEILRECADSHSGLKIEMAKPIGYHSKLIDILKERAEGETECI, encoded by the coding sequence ATGAAAGGATTGCTTGTAATAGGACACGGAAGCAGGGCGGCTGGAGCCAAGGAAGTGTTTGAAGAGGTGGTTTCAGGGCTAGGAGATAGATTCGGAGACAGAGCTGTGGAAGGCTGCTTTATGGAGATTTCGAATCCGCAGATCCCGGAGACAGTGGAGCTGCTCTACAGCAGAGGCGTGAGAGAGCTTGTAGTTTTGCCGTATTTTCTGTTTCCAGGAGTCCATATACTGAGCGACATACCGGAGATACTGAGAGAGTGCGCAGATTCACACAGCGGACTTAAGATTGAAATGGCCAAGCCTATAGGATATCATAGTAAGTTGATAGACATATTAAAAGAGAGGGCGGAAGGTGAGACAGAGTGTATATAA
- a CDS encoding energy-coupling factor transporter transmembrane component T family protein produces the protein MLREIALLSKNSRISGWSAVYKLAVFLTTPVILSFDRDGLASSLVNFGVVILTMRSLKVPLESYIRFTKGLLLFLILGSVSVSLESGIYPGLVLVARGISSGASIYLFSATTPIDDLFWELSKKQSVREIAEVGSSMLRLSFMFEDEFKQTKLALESRCGFTTLRGRVLNTGKLTGAVLRGALRNWREMEHSLKSRGYRGRISFKDREYIRPKAFLIFGTLYNLAIAFIANKT, from the coding sequence TTGCTAAGAGAAATAGCGCTACTGTCGAAAAACAGTAGGATATCAGGCTGGAGCGCAGTATACAAGCTGGCCGTCTTCTTGACCACCCCCGTAATACTGTCATTTGACAGAGATGGACTGGCATCGTCACTTGTGAATTTTGGAGTTGTAATTTTGACTATGAGGAGCTTGAAAGTCCCTTTAGAGAGCTATATCAGGTTTACAAAGGGGCTTTTGCTCTTTCTGATTCTGGGCTCGGTGTCTGTGAGCTTGGAATCGGGCATTTACCCAGGGCTTGTGCTTGTGGCAAGAGGCATATCCTCAGGCGCTTCTATATACCTTTTTTCGGCGACTACGCCTATAGATGACTTGTTCTGGGAGCTGTCCAAGAAACAGAGCGTCCGCGAGATAGCGGAGGTAGGAAGCAGCATGCTCAGGCTTTCATTTATGTTTGAAGATGAGTTTAAACAGACAAAGCTGGCGCTGGAGTCTAGATGCGGCTTTACCACATTAAGAGGCAGAGTCTTGAACACAGGAAAGCTTACAGGGGCCGTCCTGAGGGGAGCGCTGAGAAACTGGAGAGAGATGGAGCATAGCTTGAAAAGCAGAGGCTACAGGGGCAGAATATCATTTAAAGACAGAGAGTACATAAGGCCAAAGGCTTTTCTGATCTTTGGAACACTGTACAATTTGGCTATAGCATTTATTGCAAATAAAACTTAA
- a CDS encoding energy-coupling factor ABC transporter substrate-binding protein, translated as MKAKNRWLAVLLFITVALSLYMGSRVGELEGADAIAEEVIMEVSPNYEPWAESIWEPPSGEIESAIFAMQAAAGGMFIGYFIGSKKIAKRNSATVEKQ; from the coding sequence ATGAAAGCTAAGAATAGGTGGCTGGCAGTTTTGCTCTTCATCACTGTAGCGCTGTCGCTCTACATGGGAAGCAGAGTTGGAGAGCTAGAAGGGGCTGACGCCATAGCTGAAGAGGTTATAATGGAGGTAAGTCCGAATTACGAGCCCTGGGCTGAGAGCATATGGGAGCCTCCTTCAGGAGAGATAGAGAGTGCAATCTTTGCTATGCAAGCAGCAGCCGGGGGGATGTTTATAGGTTACTTTATAGGTTCAAAGAAGATTGCTAAGAGAAATAGCGCTACTGTCGAAAAACAGTAG
- a CDS encoding energy-coupling factor ABC transporter permease, with amino-acid sequence MKKRYSKLMAAIIFVSIMQSNGFAMHIAEGFLPPLYAGIYGLISIPFVLYGVKVIREKSEKIPNIKMFIALAGAYCFMLSALKLPSVTGSSSHPTGVGFGAILLGPFAMSVIGLLVLVFQALFLAHGGFTTLGANTFSMGIVGPFVAYGVYRALSKFNRKWAIFGAAALGNLSTYVVTSIQLGVAFPSASGGVLESVAKFGTVFALTQIPLALAEGIMTVIMFNVVEKHSSEELHSFMEVESYES; translated from the coding sequence TTGAAAAAGAGATATTCGAAACTGATGGCTGCAATTATATTTGTTTCAATAATGCAGTCAAATGGGTTTGCCATGCATATAGCCGAGGGATTCTTGCCCCCTCTATATGCTGGGATTTACGGACTGATATCTATACCTTTTGTGCTCTACGGAGTGAAGGTTATAAGAGAAAAGTCAGAGAAAATCCCGAATATAAAAATGTTTATAGCACTTGCCGGAGCATACTGCTTTATGCTTTCGGCGCTAAAGCTTCCATCTGTAACAGGGAGCAGCTCACATCCTACAGGAGTCGGATTTGGAGCCATACTGCTTGGGCCTTTTGCAATGAGTGTGATAGGGCTGCTGGTGCTTGTATTTCAGGCCCTTTTCTTGGCTCACGGAGGGTTCACCACGCTTGGAGCCAACACTTTCTCGATGGGAATTGTGGGGCCATTTGTAGCTTATGGTGTATATAGAGCTCTTTCAAAATTCAATAGAAAGTGGGCTATATTTGGAGCTGCGGCATTGGGGAATCTCTCCACCTATGTGGTGACGTCGATCCAGCTTGGAGTGGCGTTCCCGTCTGCCAGTGGAGGTGTCCTGGAGTCGGTCGCTAAATTCGGGACTGTATTCGCATTGACCCAGATACCGCTTGCCTTGGCAGAGGGCATAATGACCGTGATAATGTTCAACGTAGTTGAAAAGCACTCATCAGAGGAATTGCACAGTTTTATGGAGGTGGAGTCTTATGAAAGCTAA
- a CDS encoding adenine phosphoribosyltransferase: MNLKSKIRSVLDFPIEGIDFKDITTVLKDKEALRETIKQMAEKVSNREVDLVVGMEARGFLLGTPLAYEIGAGFVPVRKPGKLPAETISYEYELEYGTDKLEMHRDAIFKGQRVLIVDDLLATGGTAVATAKMIEELGGDIVGALFFIELDELKGREKLSGYSVESIVQY; this comes from the coding sequence ATGAATTTAAAGAGCAAGATAAGAAGTGTACTGGATTTTCCTATAGAGGGAATAGACTTCAAAGATATAACAACTGTACTGAAAGACAAGGAAGCGCTTAGAGAGACTATAAAGCAGATGGCAGAGAAAGTATCGAACAGAGAAGTGGATTTGGTAGTTGGAATGGAGGCAAGAGGTTTTCTGCTTGGGACTCCGCTGGCGTATGAAATCGGAGCGGGCTTTGTGCCTGTCAGAAAGCCAGGAAAGCTTCCAGCAGAGACTATAAGCTACGAATACGAGCTAGAGTACGGCACAGACAAGCTCGAGATGCACAGAGACGCCATATTCAAAGGCCAGAGAGTGCTTATAGTTGACGACTTGCTGGCTACAGGAGGAACAGCTGTGGCCACTGCCAAGATGATAGAAGAGCTGGGTGGAGACATAGTCGGGGCGCTTTTCTTTATAGAGCTAGACGAGCTGAAAGGCAGAGAAAAGCTGTCAGGATACAGCGTCGAGTCCATAGTCCAGTATTAA
- a CDS encoding CHAD domain-containing protein yields the protein MEAAYLLELIDESFARVESHYRCLLSELEEAEIHDFRVAIRKVMPIIELAMDIEEESRGEIRLRENYSRLKSYFKDFSDLRDIQVQIISVSAYKGLEGYAEELKLEEEKLKDSIGQKIELWSVEEVRSSLESALKSTFEGMDSPELVRHYMRRAKVLRKKFLKRIKELNEDYSSYHKLRLALKKYRYHMEMAGSDGLDEVLKRYQDELGHIQDLTVLLEDIRRRGRVKEKALRGIEKERARAAEKFRKRYLKNLKARLKIEGH from the coding sequence ATGGAAGCAGCCTATTTGCTGGAACTTATCGATGAAAGCTTCGCAAGAGTAGAAAGCCATTATAGGTGTCTTCTGTCAGAGCTCGAGGAAGCAGAGATACATGACTTCAGGGTCGCCATAAGAAAGGTCATGCCTATAATAGAGCTGGCTATGGATATTGAAGAAGAGAGTCGCGGAGAAATCAGGCTACGAGAAAACTATTCAAGGCTAAAAAGCTATTTCAAAGACTTCAGTGACTTAAGAGATATTCAAGTTCAGATTATAAGTGTTTCTGCATACAAAGGTTTAGAAGGATATGCAGAGGAGCTCAAGCTAGAAGAAGAAAAGCTTAAAGACTCCATCGGACAGAAGATAGAGCTATGGAGTGTCGAGGAAGTTCGCTCCAGCCTGGAATCTGCGCTGAAATCTACTTTTGAAGGCATGGACAGCCCAGAACTAGTAAGGCACTATATGAGACGAGCCAAAGTGCTGAGAAAGAAGTTTTTAAAGCGTATAAAAGAGTTGAACGAGGACTATAGTTCGTACCACAAGCTGAGGCTGGCTCTAAAAAAATACAGATACCATATGGAGATGGCTGGATCAGACGGATTAGACGAGGTACTTAAAAGATATCAGGACGAATTAGGCCATATTCAGGATTTAACGGTGCTGCTCGAGGACATAAGGCGTAGAGGTCGAGTTAAAGAGAAAGCCTTGAGAGGGATAGAGAAGGAAAGAGCAAGGGCGGCTGAAAAATTCAGAAAGAGATATTTGAAAAATCTGAAAGCAAGACTGAAGATAGAAGGGCATTAA
- a CDS encoding HD-GYP domain-containing protein, whose protein sequence is MNTRKHLKDCVAGDVLAEDIYISGRNIPLAVRGNEVDRKLIEKLIDNKVFKILVDSSAEGYGLKGSFEPKSKTEKFVKQYSKDVSEIKSIFQDIASGKKPNLEAISEMSKELLANSEDIFRVVDSINSVRGIDEYTYTHSVNVALYSMLIAKWMGMEEDEINDIIKAGLLHDIGKSRVPNSILNKRGPLDNYEFEVMKQHPSLGYEICKNMPGIKDEIKEAVLYHHEKIDGSGYPTGLKDVEIGTYAKIVSIADIYDAITSERVYKKKQTPFETFLEIKEIAYGKLDIKISDVFLNNIASFYLGTKVKLNTGEIGEVAFIYPHKIDRPIVKIDGKLVDTSKEESYRIEELL, encoded by the coding sequence ATGAATACAAGAAAACATTTAAAGGATTGCGTGGCAGGAGATGTCTTAGCTGAAGACATATACATAAGCGGCAGAAATATACCACTTGCAGTTAGAGGAAACGAAGTCGACAGAAAGCTCATAGAGAAGCTGATAGACAACAAGGTGTTTAAGATTCTAGTGGACTCTTCAGCTGAAGGCTATGGGTTAAAAGGTTCCTTTGAACCTAAGTCTAAAACTGAGAAATTTGTAAAGCAGTACTCTAAAGATGTGTCTGAAATAAAGTCCATATTCCAAGATATAGCCTCTGGGAAGAAGCCGAATCTAGAAGCTATATCTGAGATGTCAAAAGAGCTGCTGGCAAACTCAGAGGATATTTTCAGAGTTGTAGACTCCATAAACAGCGTAAGGGGCATAGACGAATACACCTACACCCACTCCGTGAACGTGGCGCTTTACTCTATGCTCATAGCCAAGTGGATGGGGATGGAGGAAGACGAGATAAACGACATAATAAAGGCTGGGCTTTTGCATGACATAGGGAAGTCAAGAGTCCCAAACAGCATACTCAACAAGAGAGGTCCTCTGGACAATTACGAATTCGAGGTTATGAAGCAGCACCCTTCACTTGGGTATGAAATATGCAAGAATATGCCCGGAATAAAGGATGAGATAAAGGAGGCTGTGCTCTACCACCATGAAAAAATAGACGGAAGCGGCTATCCTACAGGGCTAAAAGATGTAGAGATAGGGACGTATGCCAAGATAGTCAGTATAGCCGACATATACGACGCCATAACCTCCGAGAGAGTATACAAGAAGAAACAGACTCCTTTCGAGACTTTTCTAGAGATAAAGGAGATAGCGTATGGGAAGCTGGATATAAAAATTTCAGACGTGTTTTTAAACAATATAGCGTCTTTCTATCTAGGCACAAAAGTGAAGCTGAATACAGGGGAGATAGGAGAGGTTGCCTTTATATACCCTCATAAGATAGACAGGCCAATAGTGAAGATAGACGGCAAGCTGGTGGATACTTCGAAAGAGGAGAGCTACCGTATAGAGGAGCTACTATAG
- a CDS encoding HD-GYP domain-containing protein encodes MKIRKHLKDCKNGDVIAEDIYIPGRNIPIAVEGNVIDNKLMDRLIEGRVFRVLVEDFSLNVVPEKTRKLMVQYTHDLKRYKQLFQDIASGKKVDLEEIADMSKGLLENSEDIFRVVESIKSLRGSDEYTYTHSINVALYSMMIAKWMGLDERSIEDVMKAGLLHDIGKAKVPKWILDKKGPLTEAEFDKIKEHPLIGYELCGGIDSIRSDVKEAVLLHHEKMDGTGYPQELGAADIGLYAKIVAVADVYDAMTSERPYKARKTPFEVFKELKESEYGKLDIEVKNVFLQNIAFFYVGAKVKLNTGEVGEVAFVYPHKLDKPIVKLENGLVDISKTESYEIKELI; translated from the coding sequence TTGAAAATTAGAAAGCACTTAAAAGATTGCAAAAATGGAGATGTAATAGCTGAAGACATATATATCCCTGGCAGGAACATACCTATAGCCGTAGAGGGCAACGTCATAGACAACAAGCTGATGGACAGGCTTATAGAGGGAAGGGTTTTCCGAGTGCTTGTGGAGGACTTCAGCCTGAACGTAGTTCCTGAAAAAACAAGGAAGCTTATGGTGCAGTACACGCATGACCTAAAGCGCTACAAGCAACTGTTTCAAGATATAGCCTCCGGCAAAAAGGTAGACTTAGAAGAGATTGCAGACATGTCGAAAGGGCTGCTGGAAAACTCAGAGGATATATTCAGAGTTGTGGAGTCTATAAAGAGTCTAAGAGGTTCGGACGAATACACGTACACACATTCTATAAATGTGGCGCTCTACTCCATGATGATAGCCAAGTGGATGGGACTTGATGAAAGAAGTATAGAGGACGTTATGAAAGCGGGGCTTCTGCACGACATAGGTAAGGCGAAGGTTCCGAAGTGGATACTTGACAAAAAAGGACCTCTTACAGAGGCCGAATTTGACAAGATAAAAGAGCACCCCCTCATAGGATATGAGCTCTGCGGGGGAATAGACTCGATAAGGAGCGATGTGAAAGAAGCGGTTCTTCTTCACCATGAGAAGATGGATGGCACAGGATATCCTCAGGAGCTAGGCGCAGCCGACATAGGGCTTTATGCCAAGATAGTTGCAGTGGCAGATGTTTACGACGCCATGACCTCAGAAAGACCTTACAAGGCCAGAAAGACTCCTTTTGAAGTGTTTAAAGAGCTAAAGGAAAGCGAGTATGGAAAGCTGGACATAGAGGTCAAGAATGTATTTTTGCAAAATATAGCCTTCTTCTATGTGGGAGCGAAGGTGAAGTTGAACACAGGTGAAGTTGGAGAAGTTGCATTTGTATATCCGCACAAGCTCGACAAGCCGATAGTCAAGCTGGAAAATGGACTTGTAGATATATCGAAAACAGAGAGCTACGAAATAAAAGAGCTGATTTAG